In Methanosarcina siciliae T4/M, one genomic interval encodes:
- a CDS encoding DUF1670 domain-containing protein has product MNDIYVLKSGMTKEQMFRLRLINGFSFAPIIADAIIDLSKDFFQNDDSGVCNGQILYLAISDEEGPGKSILDSKHVEVILTLDAPEDMDVYEKFGLSAYRQHILLRITQEARDQNALLTIKDLVKLLKSSYSTIKRDIKHFRERELYVPLRGIVKDIGPSSHKSKIVELYVKGYTSTEIQRSTRHSLQSIERYIKDFSRVSILTQREESIDNIRLIVGISERLVKEYQELFIKIQGWGP; this is encoded by the coding sequence ATGAACGATATATATGTTCTAAAGAGTGGGATGACGAAGGAACAAATGTTTCGTCTTCGTTTAATAAACGGATTCAGTTTTGCCCCTATAATTGCAGACGCAATAATTGATCTGAGTAAAGATTTCTTTCAGAATGATGATTCTGGAGTTTGTAATGGTCAAATTCTTTATCTTGCTATCTCTGATGAAGAAGGCCCTGGCAAATCTATTCTTGATTCAAAGCACGTAGAGGTTATCCTGACATTAGATGCTCCTGAAGATATGGATGTCTACGAGAAATTTGGTTTATCTGCATACAGACAGCATATATTGTTAAGGATCACCCAGGAAGCCAGAGATCAGAATGCTCTTTTAACGATCAAAGATCTTGTAAAACTTCTCAAAAGCAGTTACAGCACAATAAAAAGAGACATAAAACACTTCCGAGAAAGAGAACTTTATGTCCCCTTAAGAGGTATCGTCAAAGACATTGGTCCTTCATCACATAAATCAAAAATTGTAGAGTTATACGTGAAAGGATATACGTCAACTGAGATCCAGAGATCAACAAGACATTCTTTACAAAGCATAGAACGTTATATCAAAGACTTTTCTCGTGTCTCTATTCTTACACAGAGAGAGGAATCAATAGACAATATCCGATTAATCGTTGGAATTTCAGAACGGTTGGTAAAAGAGTACCAGGAACTTTTCATAAAAATACAAGGATGGGGACCATAA
- a CDS encoding acylneuraminate cytidylyltransferase family protein encodes MKAKIISIIPARGGSKGIPQKNIRLLAGRPLIAYTIDCALNSKYINRVVVSTDDEGIATISEKYGVEVVKRPESLAQDNSPTIDAVLHVLEFLEIQNEKHIIIVLLQPTSPLRNSQDIDNAIELFFKNTCDSVISVCESEHPPFWTYKIDDQYLKPILGDNYSKMRRQDLPKSYILNGAIYISTVEIIQECRSFNSHKVSPYIMPSIRSVDIDDELDFIVAEYIFKMSKNLL; translated from the coding sequence ATGAAAGCAAAAATCATCTCCATAATCCCTGCACGTGGTGGAAGTAAAGGGATTCCTCAAAAAAATATACGCCTTTTAGCTGGAAGACCACTTATTGCTTATACAATAGATTGCGCACTGAATTCTAAGTATATCAATAGGGTTGTTGTATCTACAGATGATGAAGGAATAGCAACTATCTCCGAAAAATACGGGGTAGAAGTTGTCAAAAGGCCTGAGTCGTTAGCTCAAGATAACTCTCCTACAATTGATGCAGTTCTTCATGTTCTTGAATTTCTGGAGATTCAAAATGAAAAACACATTATTATTGTTCTACTTCAACCTACTTCTCCGCTAAGAAATTCTCAAGATATTGATAATGCAATTGAATTGTTCTTTAAAAACACATGCGATTCTGTCATCAGTGTTTGTGAAAGTGAACATCCACCATTCTGGACTTATAAAATAGATGATCAATATCTTAAACCAATCCTAGGAGATAACTATTCAAAAATGAGGCGTCAGGATCTTCCAAAAAGTTATATACTTAATGGTGCTATATATATATCTACAGTTGAAATTATTCAAGAGTGTAGAAGTTTTAATTCCCACAAAGTCTCACCATATATAATGCCCTCCATCAGAAGTGTAGATATTGATGATGAATTAGATTTTATTGTAGCTGAATATATATTTAAGATGTCGAAGAATTTATTGTAA
- a CDS encoding UDP-N-acetylglucosamine 4,6-dehydratase family protein has protein sequence MYNTSFFRDKSILVTGGVGSIGSVLVKKLLELDPRVIRIFDNNETGLYDLYNELQSKKIRPLIGDIKDKERVSRALEGIDIVFHAAALKHVPLCEYNPFDAIKTNILGTQNIMDAALDHAIDKVILISTDKAANPTNVMGATKLLAERLTVSMNYYRGKRNTAFSCVRFGNVLNTRGSVIPLFKCQIAKGGPITLTDAGMTRFMMTIPKAVDLVFKATELSRGGEIFILKMPALTVKDLAEVIVEEFAPQYEYRLEDIEIKIVGKRPGEKIYEELMTSYEAEYAYENADMFIVLPENFKEIFSLSSTLPEGFRKTDRKAYSSNDLYFGFLNKVEIRELLSEM, from the coding sequence ATGTATAATACGAGTTTTTTTAGGGACAAATCTATTCTTGTTACTGGAGGGGTAGGATCTATTGGAAGTGTACTTGTAAAGAAACTCCTTGAGCTAGACCCACGAGTCATAAGAATTTTTGATAATAACGAAACAGGTCTTTATGATCTTTATAATGAATTGCAGTCTAAAAAAATAAGACCGTTAATAGGAGACATAAAGGATAAAGAGAGAGTAAGTAGAGCTCTTGAAGGAATAGATATCGTGTTCCATGCTGCTGCTCTCAAGCATGTCCCTCTCTGCGAATACAATCCTTTCGATGCAATTAAAACAAACATCCTTGGCACCCAAAATATTATGGATGCTGCACTTGACCATGCTATTGATAAAGTAATTTTAATTAGCACAGATAAAGCTGCCAACCCAACAAATGTTATGGGCGCTACTAAACTGCTCGCTGAAAGGCTTACTGTCTCCATGAACTACTATAGGGGGAAACGAAATACAGCTTTTTCTTGTGTTCGTTTTGGTAATGTGCTTAACACCCGTGGCTCGGTTATCCCACTGTTTAAATGTCAGATTGCAAAAGGTGGACCTATTACTTTGACGGATGCAGGTATGACTCGGTTTATGATGACGATCCCAAAAGCTGTAGACCTTGTATTCAAGGCTACTGAACTTAGTAGAGGTGGAGAGATTTTCATACTCAAAATGCCTGCATTAACTGTTAAAGATTTAGCAGAAGTTATAGTTGAAGAATTTGCCCCTCAGTATGAATATAGGTTAGAAGATATTGAAATAAAAATTGTAGGTAAGAGACCTGGTGAAAAAATATATGAAGAACTAATGACAAGTTATGAAGCAGAGTATGCTTACGAAAATGCAGATATGTTTATAGTATTACCCGAAAACTTTAAAGAAATATTCTCTTTATCTTCCACACTTCCAGAAGGTTTCAGGAAGACTGATAGAAAGGCATACTCTTCTAATGATTTATATTTTGGATTTCTTAATAAAGTGGAGATAAGGGAGTTATTATCAGAAATGTAA
- a CDS encoding flippase, which yields MTKNENILLVQRMGLTGITNFLLSFSGIILLPVLTKNISIEEYGYWVQIGVTVGMVTILAMLGLPFTLVRFLASLHKVDEILEVFYSMYFIELLISILVSSIFFIFSGKIALVLFGGNNLIVHIMAILIFIECMNSFLIGYLRAREQIKRYSILNLFKAILQITSISFLVLSGKGIIGAEVGLLFSSLSIFFVLNYVIVSEIGFKIPRFENIKDFLTFGIPTIPSNLSNWVVNASDRYVIGYYLGSASVGYYSPGYSLGNIINIFSAPVNFILPATLSRHYDNNNINEVKSILSNSLKYYLIIAIPSFFGLSFLSKPLLTILTTPEIASKGYLITPVVALGSLFFGIYAIYQKIIILEKKTMTTAKIWFIGAILNLLLNIIMIPYFGIISAAFTTLTAFALSLTLIMKETSAFLKPEFDYSLILKILFSSSVLPLIILSINPKNLPNIALSIFICVIIYSFILYFTNSFKRDELIFLKSIFSVK from the coding sequence ATGACTAAAAATGAAAATATTCTTTTAGTTCAAAGGATGGGGTTAACAGGGATTACCAACTTCCTCTTAAGTTTTAGCGGAATTATTTTATTGCCTGTTCTTACAAAAAATATTTCTATTGAAGAATATGGCTATTGGGTTCAAATTGGAGTCACTGTAGGGATGGTAACAATATTAGCTATGCTTGGGTTGCCATTTACATTAGTTCGGTTTTTAGCTTCATTGCACAAAGTGGATGAAATTCTTGAAGTATTTTACTCAATGTATTTTATAGAACTTCTTATAAGTATACTTGTTAGTTCAATATTTTTTATCTTTTCCGGAAAAATCGCTTTAGTGCTATTCGGTGGAAATAATCTGATTGTACACATCATGGCAATTCTTATATTTATTGAATGTATGAATTCTTTTCTTATAGGATATCTGAGGGCAAGGGAACAAATAAAAAGATATTCAATATTGAATCTTTTTAAAGCAATTTTACAAATAACCTCAATTTCTTTTTTAGTGCTCTCTGGAAAGGGAATTATAGGTGCAGAAGTCGGATTATTATTTAGTTCACTGTCTATATTTTTTGTTTTAAACTATGTAATCGTCTCAGAAATTGGCTTTAAAATTCCAAGGTTCGAAAATATAAAGGATTTTCTTACATTTGGAATTCCCACTATTCCTAGTAATTTGTCCAATTGGGTGGTTAATGCAAGTGATCGTTATGTCATTGGATACTATTTAGGCTCTGCATCTGTGGGTTATTATTCTCCAGGATATTCACTTGGAAATATAATTAATATATTTTCTGCCCCTGTTAATTTTATATTGCCAGCTACACTGTCCAGGCATTATGATAATAACAATATCAACGAAGTTAAGAGTATTTTAAGTAATTCACTTAAGTACTACCTAATTATTGCAATTCCTTCATTTTTTGGTTTATCGTTTCTATCTAAACCGCTACTCACTATTCTGACAACTCCTGAGATTGCATCAAAAGGCTATCTAATTACACCTGTTGTTGCATTAGGTTCTTTATTTTTTGGAATTTACGCAATATATCAAAAAATAATTATCTTAGAGAAAAAAACAATGACCACAGCTAAAATATGGTTTATTGGAGCAATCTTGAACCTACTTTTAAATATTATTATGATTCCTTACTTTGGAATCATAAGCGCTGCATTTACTACGTTAACAGCATTTGCATTAAGCTTAACCTTAATAATGAAGGAAACCTCTGCATTTTTAAAGCCCGAGTTTGATTATAGTTTAATTTTGAAAATATTATTCTCTTCAAGTGTACTGCCATTAATTATTTTGTCAATAAACCCAAAAAATCTTCCAAACATTGCTCTTTCCATTTTTATCTGTGTAATCATTTATTCTTTTATATTATATTTTACAAATTCATTTAAAAGAGATGAACTTATATTTTTAAAATCTATATTCTCTGTTAAATAA
- a CDS encoding dTDP-4-dehydrorhamnose 3,5-epimerase family protein, translated as MNPIKTRIKDLLILESKVFADGRGYFFESYNKKTLELLTGKEYNFVQDNKSKSSCGVIRDLHYQLVPYSQAKLVRVLEGRV; from the coding sequence ATGAACCCGATAAAAACCAGAATAAAAGACCTTTTAATTCTCGAATCAAAAGTGTTTGCCGATGGCCGAGGCTATTTTTTTGAAAGCTATAACAAAAAGACACTGGAATTATTAACCGGTAAAGAATACAACTTCGTTCAGGACAATAAATCAAAATCTTCCTGTGGAGTGATCCGCGACCTCCATTACCAGCTGGTTCCCTACAGCCAGGCAAAACTTGTTAGAGTTCTGGAAGGCAGAGTATAA
- a CDS encoding polysialyltransferase family glycosyltransferase, protein MSTYREIKEDVSQNNLRVRSVYDYESQFNYIEQELLTNSLDFIAFVISPFHALGVDSFLYELFKEKKRKLNGLIIVNSHHKDGILINENHFSCLTFVNASFRYVHKSEELSLFQKSKTAIEIFKGIFNARIGTKATNSLYIISVMSIPPQSFKFFKNKKITSKYIPQYILIDEGIGMYFDKDFWTLVQKYDIKSKTNVSKFKNLDLISKIFSFLVKNITTKFFKPENRYLFTRESKFLSPNWGVISSYREIISLRKDNVSVSMKIDPSSKWAIIATQPFVEYDQINIKDFIHCLNEIIDILVDKKIDIFLKPHPREDIRKYDELIDVNKNIILLDKSFPLENLLQLKPNLIVGFTSTVLLTSYLFYNVLPVSYIDQLMERSDDPLLSITAKGFKNFFGDLVFFGNLNYILES, encoded by the coding sequence ATGTCTACATACAGAGAAATAAAGGAAGATGTATCACAAAATAATCTTCGAGTAAGATCTGTTTATGATTATGAATCTCAATTTAATTATATTGAACAGGAACTATTAACTAATTCTTTGGATTTTATAGCATTTGTCATTTCTCCATTTCATGCACTCGGAGTTGATTCTTTTTTATATGAACTTTTTAAAGAAAAAAAGCGAAAATTAAATGGACTAATTATTGTAAATTCTCACCACAAAGACGGAATATTAATAAATGAAAATCATTTCTCCTGCTTGACTTTTGTAAATGCATCATTCCGATATGTCCATAAATCAGAAGAGTTATCCCTTTTCCAAAAAAGCAAAACTGCAATTGAAATATTTAAAGGAATTTTTAACGCTAGGATTGGGACAAAAGCTACGAACAGTCTATATATAATTTCTGTGATGAGCATCCCTCCCCAATCCTTTAAATTTTTTAAAAACAAAAAAATAACCTCTAAATATATCCCACAATATATTCTAATTGATGAAGGCATAGGCATGTATTTTGATAAAGATTTTTGGACCCTAGTTCAAAAATATGACATCAAATCTAAAACTAACGTTAGTAAATTTAAAAATTTAGATCTAATCTCAAAAATATTTTCCTTTCTGGTTAAGAACATAACTACAAAATTCTTCAAGCCTGAAAATCGTTATTTATTTACTCGAGAATCCAAATTTTTGAGCCCGAATTGGGGTGTCATATCCTCTTATAGGGAAATAATATCTCTAAGAAAAGACAATGTTTCTGTATCAATGAAAATCGATCCTTCCTCAAAATGGGCGATTATTGCGACTCAGCCTTTTGTGGAATATGATCAAATAAATATTAAAGATTTCATACACTGTTTGAATGAGATAATCGACATTTTAGTGGATAAGAAGATTGATATTTTTCTTAAGCCCCATCCAAGGGAAGACATCCGTAAATATGATGAACTAATAGATGTCAACAAGAATATAATTCTATTAGATAAGTCATTTCCATTAGAAAATTTGTTGCAGTTAAAGCCAAATCTAATTGTTGGATTCACAAGTACGGTATTGCTTACTTCTTATCTTTTTTATAATGTACTTCCTGTTAGTTATATCGATCAATTAATGGAGAGATCTGATGATCCATTACTATCCATCACAGCAAAGGGATTTAAAAATTTTTTTGGAGATCTTGTTTTTTTTGGAAATTTAAATTACATTTTAGAATCTTAA
- a CDS encoding acyltransferase translates to MRFENWKIPEIKEGELTKYNWMVQHKDNLKLGYKTDIGAFTYINAKNEVVVEEYVQIGSHCSIYSTSTIDNKKGRVYLKKNCKIGSHSVIMPGVTVGENSIIGAFSFVNSDIPDNVVAFGVPARIVKETNLDNYEF, encoded by the coding sequence ATGAGATTTGAAAACTGGAAGATACCAGAAATCAAAGAAGGGGAATTGACTAAATATAATTGGATGGTTCAGCACAAAGATAACCTGAAACTTGGTTATAAGACCGATATTGGTGCTTTCACTTATATTAATGCCAAAAATGAGGTAGTAGTCGAAGAGTATGTTCAGATAGGTTCTCACTGTTCGATATATTCAACATCCACTATTGATAATAAGAAAGGTAGAGTCTACCTTAAGAAAAATTGTAAAATAGGAAGCCACTCTGTAATTATGCCTGGGGTAACAGTAGGTGAAAACTCAATAATAGGAGCATTCAGTTTTGTAAATAGTGATATCCCAGATAATGTTGTAGCTTTTGGTGTTCCTGCCAGAATTGTTAAGGAAACGAATCTTGATAACTATGAATTCTAA
- a CDS encoding DegT/DnrJ/EryC1/StrS family aminotransferase, producing the protein MSWKIPLFKIYWDESDVENISNCIKSGMYWAEGPVIQEFEALIADYIGTKHCVTFNSGTSAQHAALLAYGIKEGDEVIVPSFTFISTANSALFVGTKPVFADIEEETFGLDPDSVLENISSKTRAIMPVHYGGCPCKIQELREVADDYGLILIEDAAEAFGAEINGKKIGSFGEASMLSFCQNKVITTGEGGALVTNSEEIYQKLKLLRSHGRADNTQYFSSTQTSDYIALGYNFRMSSLTAALGISQIQKTAEIIKLRRERASYFISRLKKEVENNVHFSEIPKSYFNVYQLFTILADKRDELKDYLAGRGIMTKIYFSPVHLTYFYKNILGYECKLPVTENLARSALTLPMHPCLTFDEIDYISNEIKNFYGD; encoded by the coding sequence TTGTCATGGAAAATCCCTCTTTTTAAAATATATTGGGATGAATCTGATGTCGAAAATATAAGTAACTGCATAAAAAGTGGAATGTACTGGGCTGAAGGGCCAGTTATTCAAGAATTTGAAGCTTTAATTGCAGATTACATCGGGACAAAACACTGTGTTACATTTAATTCAGGAACCTCTGCCCAGCATGCAGCTCTTCTCGCTTATGGAATTAAGGAGGGTGATGAGGTAATTGTGCCCTCATTTACTTTTATCTCTACAGCAAATTCTGCTTTATTTGTAGGTACAAAGCCTGTTTTTGCGGATATTGAAGAAGAAACGTTTGGACTTGATCCCGATTCTGTTCTGGAAAACATATCCAGTAAAACGCGGGCAATTATGCCTGTTCATTATGGGGGATGTCCTTGTAAGATTCAGGAACTCCGTGAAGTTGCTGACGATTATGGCTTGATTTTAATTGAGGATGCTGCTGAAGCTTTTGGAGCGGAAATTAATGGGAAAAAAATTGGAAGCTTTGGGGAGGCTTCAATGCTCAGTTTTTGTCAGAATAAAGTTATAACTACTGGCGAAGGGGGAGCACTTGTAACTAATTCAGAGGAAATATATCAAAAGTTGAAACTGCTCCGATCTCACGGAAGAGCGGATAATACTCAGTATTTCTCATCTACTCAGACTTCGGATTATATAGCTCTAGGGTATAACTTCAGAATGTCCAGTCTAACCGCTGCTCTTGGAATTTCTCAAATTCAAAAAACTGCCGAGATTATTAAATTGAGAAGGGAGAGAGCCTCCTATTTTATATCTCGCTTGAAAAAAGAAGTTGAGAACAATGTACATTTTTCAGAAATTCCTAAGTCATATTTTAACGTTTACCAGCTTTTTACTATTCTTGCAGATAAAAGAGATGAATTAAAGGACTATTTGGCAGGCAGAGGAATTATGACAAAGATTTATTTTTCTCCAGTTCATCTCACTTACTTTTATAAAAATATTTTAGGATACGAATGCAAACTTCCAGTTACAGAAAATCTAGCTAGGAGTGCTCTAACATTACCTATGCATCCCTGTTTGACATTTGACGAAATAGACTATATATCTAACGAGATAAAGAATTTTTATGGAGATTAA
- the neuC gene encoding UDP-N-acetylglucosamine 2-epimerase, with protein sequence MDYDRMRKILYISGTRADYGLIQSTLRNINSHPGMILEMIVTGMHLMEEFGTTINEIRKDGLKYHTIESTYKKDEKGSMVEFIGVFLQKLSLKIKEINPDIILVLGDRGEMLAGAIAGVYLGIPVAHIHGGEVSSTVDDLTRHAITKLAHIHFPATKLSAKRIIKMGEPEETVFVVGAPGLDSILSEKLMEPEKIADLYGLDLSRPTVVVIQHPVSMEIEHAKDQIRQTLDAVVDLKFQTVVVYPNADAGGREMIEVIKHYENNPNITVYKNIPRKEYLSLLKVANVLVGNSSSGIIEASSFRLPVVNIGTRQKGRERGENVIDANYEKNDIKSKILRCLYDEIFWQKVKNFNNPYGDGKAGDRITEVLDNISINEKLLQKSLSY encoded by the coding sequence GTGGACTATGATAGAATGAGAAAAATTCTATACATATCAGGAACTCGAGCTGATTATGGCTTGATTCAATCCACTCTTCGAAATATAAATTCTCATCCGGGAATGATATTGGAAATGATTGTTACTGGTATGCACCTGATGGAAGAATTTGGAACAACGATAAATGAAATTAGAAAAGATGGATTAAAATATCATACAATCGAATCAACTTACAAAAAAGATGAGAAAGGATCAATGGTAGAGTTTATTGGAGTGTTTCTTCAAAAATTATCTCTGAAAATTAAGGAAATAAATCCAGATATAATTTTAGTTTTGGGAGATCGGGGAGAGATGCTTGCGGGTGCCATTGCGGGAGTATACTTGGGAATTCCTGTGGCACATATTCATGGTGGGGAAGTTAGTTCTACAGTTGATGACCTTACTCGGCACGCAATTACAAAACTTGCTCATATACATTTTCCAGCAACCAAGTTAAGTGCTAAAAGGATTATTAAGATGGGAGAACCTGAAGAAACTGTATTTGTTGTTGGAGCCCCGGGTCTGGATTCGATACTATCTGAAAAGTTAATGGAACCAGAGAAAATTGCAGATTTGTATGGATTAGACTTATCAAGGCCCACAGTTGTAGTTATCCAGCATCCGGTGTCGATGGAAATTGAGCATGCAAAGGATCAAATCAGGCAAACGTTGGATGCAGTTGTTGATCTAAAGTTTCAAACGGTCGTAGTATATCCAAATGCTGACGCCGGCGGGAGAGAAATGATTGAAGTTATAAAACATTATGAAAACAATCCAAATATCACTGTATACAAAAATATTCCGCGCAAAGAATATTTGAGTTTGCTAAAAGTTGCCAATGTACTGGTAGGAAACTCAAGTAGTGGAATCATAGAAGCGTCCTCTTTTAGGTTACCAGTAGTAAATATTGGAACTAGGCAAAAGGGCAGAGAACGGGGGGAAAATGTAATAGATGCGAATTATGAAAAAAATGATATTAAATCAAAGATACTAAGATGTTTATACGATGAGATCTTTTGGCAAAAAGTTAAGAACTTTAATAATCCTTATGGTGATGGAAAAGCAGGAGATAGAATTACAGAAGTATTGGACAATATAAGTATCAATGAAAAACTATTACAAAAAAGTTTGAGTTATTAA
- the neuB gene encoding N-acetylneuraminate synthase — MKNFKISNKLIGEDEPCFIIAEAGVNHNGDIYIAKKLIDVAADVGADAVKFQTFKADKLVLPDADKAEYQTKNTGSQDTQYQMLKKLELTESNFEELKAYAETKNIIFLSTPFDNESVDFLDSLGVPLFKIGSGDLTNLPLLQHIAKKNKPVILSTGMSTLGEIEDALRILTNKGLRDIIILHCITSYPAKADEANLKVIRTLKSCFKLPVGLSDHTLGINVSFAARVLGACVIEKHFTLDKKLPGPDHGASLDPEELRALVNGMREIESALGDGIKRPTKEEENITKFVRKKIVACTDIPRGTIIEEVMVMLKRVGTEEGIEPKYFYSVLGKKTLQDININSPIKWTMIE; from the coding sequence ATGAAAAATTTTAAAATCTCCAATAAACTCATAGGAGAAGATGAACCCTGCTTTATTATTGCAGAAGCTGGTGTCAATCACAATGGGGACATCTATATTGCAAAGAAATTGATAGATGTTGCTGCTGATGTGGGAGCAGATGCGGTTAAGTTTCAGACATTCAAAGCTGATAAACTAGTACTTCCGGATGCAGATAAAGCAGAATATCAAACAAAGAATACAGGCTCACAGGACACTCAATACCAGATGCTCAAAAAGCTTGAATTGACCGAATCCAATTTTGAAGAACTTAAAGCTTACGCAGAAACTAAGAATATTATCTTTTTGTCCACTCCTTTTGATAATGAGAGTGTAGATTTTCTGGATAGCTTAGGTGTACCTCTTTTCAAAATTGGTTCTGGAGACCTAACCAATCTACCTCTTCTTCAGCATATTGCCAAAAAGAACAAACCTGTAATTTTATCCACTGGCATGTCAACTCTTGGAGAAATTGAAGACGCTCTTCGCATTTTAACAAATAAGGGATTAAGAGATATAATCATTTTACACTGTATAACCAGTTATCCTGCAAAAGCTGATGAAGCAAACCTGAAAGTTATTAGAACCTTAAAATCATGCTTCAAGCTACCAGTTGGGTTGTCAGATCATACTCTAGGTATTAATGTTTCTTTTGCGGCGAGAGTGCTTGGAGCATGTGTAATAGAAAAACACTTTACACTTGATAAAAAATTACCTGGTCCAGATCACGGAGCTTCTCTTGATCCTGAGGAATTAAGAGCTCTAGTAAATGGTATGAGGGAAATTGAAAGTGCACTTGGAGACGGCATAAAAAGGCCCACAAAAGAAGAAGAAAACATCACAAAATTTGTACGTAAAAAGATTGTTGCCTGTACTGATATTCCCAGAGGAACCATCATTGAAGAGGTAATGGTAATGTTAAAAAGAGTAGGTACTGAAGAGGGAATAGAACCTAAATACTTCTACAGCGTATTGGGGAAAAAAACTCTTCAAGATATAAATATCAACTCTCCAATAAAGTGGACTATGATAGAATGA
- a CDS encoding DUF1670 domain-containing protein yields the protein MKEDYYRKAYGPSAAKTYETSLFNLITTEFGYIGGPDVVKLFAKKIVELNDQYYLRGEFVRPGQMRWLVLKAGQKYSKSKKLSDMQLIPVTLTLICPEDIEDRITKVKKNELIEKLIVRLCTETKEQGGVLTETDIAILLRVSGAMISNHVTSYEKKTKKVIPRAGTEMDMGKSLTHKRLAFHNYKKKIPTTENARLIDHTPESVDRYIKDGTRIEKLYTAGYNEWDMAFFTGLPIYVVKEYVEIIKSYEKEKKNITDLENQ from the coding sequence GTGAAAGAGGACTATTATAGAAAAGCATATGGTCCTTCTGCGGCAAAGACCTATGAAACAAGCCTGTTCAACCTTATAACGACAGAATTTGGATACATAGGAGGTCCTGATGTAGTCAAACTGTTCGCTAAAAAAATTGTAGAGTTGAATGACCAATACTATCTACGGGGAGAATTTGTTCGTCCAGGTCAAATGAGGTGGCTTGTGTTAAAGGCAGGACAGAAGTATTCAAAGAGTAAAAAGTTGAGTGATATGCAACTCATCCCTGTTACATTAACCTTGATATGTCCCGAAGATATTGAGGACAGAATAACGAAGGTAAAGAAAAACGAATTGATAGAGAAACTAATAGTTAGGTTATGCACTGAAACAAAGGAACAGGGAGGCGTGCTTACAGAAACGGATATCGCTATATTGTTAAGGGTGTCAGGTGCCATGATTTCCAATCACGTTACAAGTTATGAAAAAAAGACAAAGAAAGTCATTCCAAGAGCTGGTACTGAAATGGACATGGGAAAATCCTTAACTCATAAGAGATTAGCATTCCATAATTACAAGAAAAAGATTCCTACTACAGAAAATGCGCGTTTGATAGATCATACTCCAGAGTCGGTAGATCGATATATCAAAGATGGAACACGTATAGAAAAGCTCTATACGGCTGGATACAATGAATGGGATATGGCATTCTTTACAGGGCTCCCGATATATGTAGTCAAGGAATATGTAGAGATAATTAAGTCATATGAAAAAGAAAAAAAGAATATAACTGATCTTGAAAATCAATAA
- a CDS encoding sugar nucleotide-binding protein, giving the protein MNVFGHSKLLGEKKIIENMDDYRIVRISWLFGIQGKNLLKPC; this is encoded by the coding sequence ATTAATGTATTTGGTCACTCAAAACTTCTTGGTGAGAAGAAAATCATCGAGAATATGGATGATTACAGGATTGTAAGAATTTCCTGGCTTTTTGGAATACAGGGGAAAAATTTGTTGAAACCATGCTGA
- a CDS encoding glycosyltransferase — protein MTVILPAFNEEVSIGNIVLLTKFYSDNVILVANRSSCRTAEISRKAGAHVIVHEGNKGKGAAPKNWFLSRSQPQR, from the coding sequence ATAACTGTCATACTTCCGGCTTTCAACGAGGAAGTCTCCATCGGCAATATAGTCCTTCTTACTAAATTCTATTCTGACAACGTAATCTTAGTCGCTAACAGAAGCTCTTGTCGCACTGCCGAAATCTCCAGGAAAGCAGGAGCTCACGTGATTGTGCATGAGGGAAATAAAGGCAAAGGAGCAGCCCCCAAAAACTGGTTTTTAAGCCGTAGCCAACCTCAGCGCTGA